The segment ACTTTTTGGACCAGGATCTGGTGGAGCCTCTGTGTCGGTAAGGACATCCTCTGCATGCACATATGCAAACTTCATTCGCTCTCTGGTGAAATTCTTTCTCTCGCCTCGGCCTCATTCCTCCTCCCAGTTCTGCAGCtaaacatgccccccccccctgtcctgTGCTAACCGCTAATCATCAGATATCTGACCCTGAGCCTTGATGAAGtccccatctctgtctcccacTCGGAGACCCCGGCTTTGATCCGGTCACCTTCCCTCCCCTCTGCCTCACTTTGATCTCACTATCAAAGAGAAAACATCCTCAGGGGGCCACACAGGGGGGCTGAGGGTAACAGTGGAGGACTTAGGGGACACCAGAATACTCTGCCAGGTTTCTTTGCACACCTCTGTGATCTTTTCGGCttctcgtctcctctcctcttcagtGAAGTGTTCCCAGTTTGCATCAGCATATTTGACCTCTCCCATATTCTCCTTTTAGCTCTCTCTGTTTACCCCCGTGTCTCCAAATCTCCATTGTCTATGCTAAAAGAGGGTGTGTTAATTATAGCATTAGTGGTTCCTTATGGTTATATTTAGATAGAACACTTTGGACTGCTGTTTCAGGAGCTGTAAAGCATAAGAATCTTCCAGGATTGTAAATTTTAGATTATACGGTTGTGCTAGTGAGAACACAAAGGAATCTAGAATTCTAAATCattatgaatgtttttgtaaGAATCATGTGAAAACAGCAAGGATTCCCTCACCGTTGGATGTTTACTTTCAGGAACAAGGGTGGTATTTTGGTATTCGAGGCcatgaaatgtttcaaacaaaagaggtcatgtttttaatgattCCATCTTGAAAGGATCCGACACAGATGCCACTGTTCTAATCAGTGTTTACACCCCCCCGGGCTGCAGAAGGGATGAAAAAGTGAGCGGGACTCATAGGATGCATACAGAAAAGATGTTTTTGGTGAGGATGTTGGCACCCAGTTCACCCACAGAGTGTTGAAGTGAAATCAAAGGGTGTGGGAATGGGTgagagatgaagaggatgaaggagagaaGCTGAAGACAAGAACCAGTTATGATTGAAGAAAGATCAGTTCCAGAGAAGTGATACCAGAGGATAAGAGGAATAAAGATTAGAAATGCAGACAGAATGAAAGGAATGCCTGAAAGTAGCTGATCTGACTTCGAAGGAATGGGTGACGGTGGAAGTGTTGAGAGAGATTAAGGAGTGAAAGTGAGAGCACTGAGGGAAACAAACACGTATGGCACCAGATGGAATTACCAACCCAAACAGGTCCAGCTACGTTCAATAACTATGTGCTGTTGTATTTGTTGCAGACGTCTAAACACTCTGAACAAATGTGCCTCCATGAAACTGGATGTCAGCCACCCCAAGAAGAAAGTAAGATGCCTTTAAAATGTCTGCTCACTCTGAAAATGTGATACCACCTTCCACCAAGGGGCTTCACAAATTTATGTTTTCTAGATTCAAATACCAGACAGATCGTGTTCACGTCATTATCCCCAATTTTTACCAAATAGAAAGACATTATCATTGTACTTGATATCACATTTAAAACTCTTGATTTACTTATAATGCATTTAGTTaagagaaattaaatgaaaacattttgtctaCTGCAGGCTGGTAACTAATACGGAATAATTCTTCATCCCTCTGTAGGGTGATGACTCTGATGAAGATGATCCTTTGGCCATCAGTAAGAGATGGACATTTGAGTGGAGCAGTCGACGTTGGTCTCGCCTCCAAGACTTCCTTTTGGACAGCACCAATGAAAGCAGCACAACCAGGCAGGGGGAGGGACTGCGCAGCACAGTGAGCAGTGAGAGCGTCCTAACAGACCTAAGTGAGCAGGAGATCACGGAAAGTTCCTCACTGCACAGTGAGGACACCGCCTCTCCCATGATTGACTCTTTATCTATAGCCTCTCTCTCCACTTCCTACCAACCAGCCAGGGAACTTCCTCACTACAACTCCCTACCCATCAAAAACAGCCACCATGGCCAAGGGGGGCGTAGTAAAGCCAAAGAGTTTTTGCGTCGCATGGAAATGATGCGCACTTGGGGTCCATCGACAAGACGGAAAAGCTCAAATTGCAGACCGCCACTGGTCATCAGTGGGCCAGTGTTACAGGGGGAGGAACCTCAGGCACTGCAAATGCTTCATTGTACTCCAATAAGCAAATTAGATGACAGCCCTAAACACAACCATGAAACCGATGGTAACATCTCCTCTGTCTCGCTTGCCAAAGATGGTAAAGATCAGTCCATAGCGAGTGTGAGCCCCCATAGTGAAACAGTGTCATCCGATATGAAGGAAGCTGTGTTTAGAAAACCTCGCACCGCCAACAAGAGGGGTAGCATGTATCTGGAAGACATGGAGATGCCTTCTCAGGGTAAAAGGACTGAAGGACATGGCCAGTTTGGAAGAAACCAGTTTCACTCATATGAAAACCTCCTCGTTCACATCCCCAAGGATCATAAACCAGGCACCTTTCCCAAAGCCCTGTCCATTGAGAGTCTAGCACCTTCCCCTGAGCACAGGAACAGTGGCCCCCAGACAGGACCCAAAACTTCATCAAACAAAGGCTTGGGTGAGCCCTGGTCTGGTAAACCTCTCTCCAAGCCCCCCTGTCCTGGAGCTCCTCGGGGCAGCAGGGTGAGTGTTTATGACAATGTCCCTGGCACCCACCTGTACGCCAGCACTGGAGACCTCCTGGATTTAGAGAAAGAAGACAATCTGTTCCCTcacctggatgacatcatccagcATGTCAGTGGTTTGCAGCAGATAGTGGACCACTGGAGCCGTAATGTGCTGCCTGAAGGCGACACAGGGGAGGGGGATGAGGAAGGTGAGAGCAGAACCACTCCCAGcgaaggagagagagatggcgtCTCCTTGAATGACTCCGACTCGACGGGGACCAGTCGGGAGAGGCGAGACTCTGGAGTTGGGGCTTCACTAACAAGGCCACGGTGAGTAACTGTTTAGAAATCTAAGAAGTAATTTGAAATTACATATTAAGTTAGTGgagttttctctcattttaatGTCCACTAACATTGTAATTTGAAGTTGGAACTTGCCAGGAAGGTTTAGGTATTTCCATCACGGCAGGAATTGAGAAGTTGGCCAGGGAGGTCTTAAGCAACCCAACAGTTTGTTCACCTAACATACCTTATTTGTAGGCAAAAAGATTATTACTGACATCAAATGTCTCTCATAATCCCTCtttgatcaaaaatattttcagtcaaaGATGAATCAGGAAGTTTGACTGGACACTACAGTGGAAGTCAGTAATGAACAATATTgctcttctgcttttttttctagCTGAAGTCTGGAAATGTCTTGATCATCGTTGTGCCTGATTGAAATGTTATAAATACAGATAGGAAAGATGgctaaaacaaaaattacaagTCTTAAATTTCAATGAACCAGATTTACCCTTTAAATTAGCCTCACAGTGTTTTCACATTCCTTCTTCTTTGTGTGTACCTCCCACTCTGTACTGGTATTTCCCCCTCATTTCAGTCTACGATGGCCCAGTTTCAGAACTTCGGATCATCTCAAACAGCCAGCATCCTCACTGCAgatcagcagccaatcagcaggcCAACTCAGTCTTCTGCAGAAGTTCTCTCTGCTCCGCCTCACGGCCATCATGGAGAAGTACTCCATGTCTAATAAACATGGCTGGACATGGTGGGTAAACATGCTACCACATACATCACACAGATAAATCTAGTTTTTATCGTGTCTATGTGTTGTAGCTGTTCActcttatttttatgtatttttttttaataaacaacaaaagatTTTCAAAGGATTCAGAAAATGGATCCAGTTAACCTCCATAGCTATAAAGAacttaaaaatcaatatttaacaGATAATGCTCAATTAAACGTCTTTGATAACCATCCATAGTCGCTAACTAAACTTCAACTGTAGCAAAGTGACATGTGGTTGATCTAACAATCTTTAATGTAAACAGACGgtgttgcatttctttttttttttaattaaagccgATGGTTTTGCGAAATGCAGCCCACccagatatataaataaatgacgCACGATATCACTGCATACTGTTCACAAGTCCCAAAGCTGAAGTCCAAGTCAACTCAAACGCCATCGTACAGTGTGTGCAACCAAATTATAAGTGACAAAATCTTTCCTCATCTCTGTCCTTTCTGCCAACTTAGCTAGTCTTATGTTCATGAcagttatttcttcttctttttttttgtcaatggcAATTTTACAGCTTCCTGCTGTAAAATAGGGTTTCCACAGCAGGATGCACATTAAATACATTCACATGTTTAAAGAGCCATAACTCAGCTAGGACACTAATACTGTTTATGTCATCAAGGCGCCACTGTTCGTTAAAAACCGGCTATGAGTTGACAGCAGCACACCACAGGTCTATATATGCCATGAACAGCAAACACAAGCACATCCGTGTGTTAATGATCAGCCCTGTTTGCTTTTATTATCCCCAGGAGAAAAATTTGGTTGACCAGCGTTTACATGAGATAATGAAGGCATGAGCCGCTCTTTCTCCCACACACTTCCTTAACTGTTTTCTGTCTATGGCTCCCAGGTCTGTGCCAAAGTTTATGAAGCGCATGAAAGTGCCAGACTACAAAGAGAAGAGTGTGTTTGGTGTTCCCCTCATCATCCATGTCCAGCGCTGTGGTTTTCCGCTCCCTCTGTGTTTACAACAGGCCCTCAGCCACCTCAGGACACACTGTCTGGACCAGGTAAGAAGTTTTACAAGTCTAAATTAGAGTCTatatgtcctctctcactatgGTGGCAGAGGctgtaaatatatgttatttgcatttaaatgtgcTGCAACAAACATCAAAAAGCAACGTTTCCTCATCATGTTTTCCAATGACTTCACTCTGCTTTGCTTTTATTCCATCCCAGGTTGGATTGTTCCGTAAGTCCGGCGTGAAGTCCCGCATTCAGACCCTGAGGCAGCTGTGTGAGCTGTCCCCTGACGCCGTGAGCTACGAGGACCAGTCAGCGTACGACGTGGCCGACATGGTCAAACAGTTCTTCAGGGACCTGCCAGAGCCTCTGCTGACCAGCAAGCTGGGGGAAACCTTTCTGCACATCTATCAGTGTGAGTTCACAGTGATCAGCAATGATCAACAGCTCACATTTAAATTGGCGTGAGGGTCAGATACGCTCAGATGACAAAATAGACTACCAATTTAACTCAACGGTAATATAATGTCAACTTTGAAGTCACTAAGCATTGCGACTGTCAATAATTGGCTtgtatctttatttttctttgacttATGCTGCTTCTATATGATAAATTATGTCCAATTTCATTTAGAATAAGAcaattttttattctaaatgatGCCAAAATCAGGgatcttttaaataaatgttaaattagcCACTGACTATATGTTTTAGATCACAtgcgtcaaactcaaggcccaggggccaaatgttgCCCTCTGCATCACATTGTGTGGCCCCCGAGAGCATAAATGGTCAgattgtctaaaaataaattagtcaaaagtgtgctctgagcaaaactacatttcccacaatgcagtaattaacccattttaacactgacaataaAGTCATAAAaggatttataaaaatatttgttgtaaCAGAGCAATAACCaaactaatgtttgtaacttgaataagtaatacattcagttATTTACCAATAAGGAGCagctatatttattttatattaccttgagttacatttagttacatttataagttacatctgaccctttgaggagAGCCTTTATGCTGAATTGGCCctcggtggaaatgagtttgacacccctcgTCTAGATAAAAGATTCTATCAAATATTTAGTATTGGTAACTGTAACTACAGCATTCCTTTACCCCCCCACTCCCTGCTCACTTCCTCTGTTCCTTTTCCTTCAGACGTCCCAAAGGAGCAGAGGTTACAGGCTGTCAGAGCAGCCATTTTGTTGATGCCGGATGAAAACAGGGAGGTTCTGCAAACATTGCTCTACTTCCTGCATGACGTGACTTCTATGGTGGAAGAAAACCAAATGACGGCGATGAACCTCGCTGTTTGCCTGGGACCTTCACTCTTCCACCTCAGCATACTGAAGAATGAGATGCTGTCACCAAGGTGACGTTAACCTGTAAACACAGTGATGCTGACatagaaagaagaaatgatCAAAGTGTGTTAGCGTGACCCGAATGCATAGATAGATTAATCAATGCAATTTAAGTGATTAGATTGCTTTTGATGTCAAAATAACTATATTTGACATAACTACATTCTTGTACCCTGTCATATAAACGTTCTTATTCTTTGTGAATTTTAATCCTCAAGGTCAATCCAGAGGAAGTACACAACAGGCCGTCCTGATCAGAAGGACCTGAGTGAGAACCTGGCTGCCACCCAGGGCCTGGCCCACATGATCGCTGAATGCCATCACCTCTTCCAGGTCAGAACGTAATGTTTTCAGCAGTATGTGATTGCTTAGAAATGATCTGCTTTAATGGCTTGTTGAgtgatttatttcacaaaagtgaaaaataaaaaaagaagctacAAATTTAGTGTGTTCAGAAAGAAATAATGCATGTCTAAATAACaaattgacaaataaaaataactgacAAGTTGAAGCGGAAAGATATTTTCTTCACTGAGTTAGTATCCAAGGCCACAGTATAGTTGTATGTAATTAACTCACTTCTAAAACTGTGTCATCACAACCTCAATGCTGTCAGTGTGTACAGTGGTTTTTTTCCCTGCAAAATCCTGTTATGTAAAATGACACCTTGATCTCAATGCAATGCTGAGTTTAATACAGGTTTACAATTTTTCATGAGAGCAAGGATGACTTTTCTTTTGATAGTATAAATACTTTTATAGAATGACGGCAGAGGACACATGATATTCAAATTTTTCGTACTAAGCAATACTTTGCAAGAGCTTGCATGATGACTGTTTCTGTCATTTCAGTGCACGTGTTTAAGGCTGCAGGAGCAAAACCTGTTAGTGTATTGATCTGTGTGGCGATGGCGCAATGTTTCGTTGTCTCCTCCGCAGATTCCGGAGGAGATGGTGACGCAGTCTCGCAACTCCTACATGGAAGCTGAGCTGATGGTTCCTCCACTAGACGAGCTGTGTAAGGTTCATGAAGATGAAGTGGATGAGGATGTAGAAGTGGAAGATGAGGAAGGATCCTATCATGCACATCTAGAAGGGCTGGTCCAGAACCTGCAGGACGAGGCCAAAGATAAAAGCAAAGGCTGGGTGTCTCGCTCAACTACTGACAATACAGAATTTGCATTCAAAAAGGTACGCTGTCATTGAATAGCTGCAAAAtgattgaactttttttttttaacgttgaacaattattttttatacacaCTTTTTTTGCATAAGACACAAATATGACATAGGTAGAATACATGATCTGATTAGAAATGGCACTCTTCTCTCATGACATGTTTGTGCATAAGGTGGGAGATGGCAACCCTCTCAGGAggtggagagtgtgtgtggaggtgtctGCGACTCCCGGCGAGGTGCTGCAGCGGCTGTTGAGAGAGCGCCCCCTGTGGCAGGCTGAGCTACAGCAGGAGAAGGTTTTGGAGACGCTGGATAAACAGACAGATGTGTACCAGTACTCCTGTGGCAACATGGCACCTCAACCCAGCTGCGACTATGTGGTACTGAGGTCAGGATGAATCACCTTAAATAACCCCCTtcaaacatttctaaaataGGAAAGTAGAAGATATCTCATCattgaaatacagtaaatacaaaacTGAATTAACAACTactttgaaaatataaaaataaagtaataatttcACCAAAAGCAAGCAAAGTGTTTTGGGTCACAAACATGGAAATATGCTGAAAGTCATGCCTTcaaattattgtgtttttaacacTTTACTCCAATGTACAAGCCAAGTCCCCACTTACACTAAATATTATttggttttaaagtttttctcAAAGAATTTAGAGGACAACAACCAACCTACGGACACTGCGATGGGCATATTTCATTGTtatctcattttttaaataaaccaaCACCTCATAATTAATCAAGACCATAAGCGACAGGTACATTGATAGATAATAATAAGTACTGTAATCCCATATGACATGCCTGACTAAACTCCCTGCTTTCCTCTTTTTGACTGTCCACGTCCTCAGATCGTGGCGCACAGACTTGTGTAAGGGCTCCtgtgcgcttgtgtgtgtgtccgttgaACATGACGACAGCCCACGCATGGCAGCAGTGAGGCGAGTGGTGCTGGAGTCGCAGTACCTCCTTGAGCCCTGTGGGACTGGGAGGACCAGACTCACACACATCTCCAGAGTGGACCTCAGGTAAGGGCTGACTTCAAGCTCTCATTGTCAgtcaatttttaatttgacttaTTAATCATTAGTATTCTTTATTTGCTTTTCTTGTCACAGGGGAAGATCTGCAGAATGGTACAACAAGGCCTATGGTCACCTGTGTGTTAATGAAGCCCAGATGATCCGCTCCTCTTTTCACCCACTGGATCAGACTGAAGCCAAGAACTGAACCCCTGGAATCAGGCTTGATCATGGGTCTCACTTCCAGAACAAGTGCTTCTGGTCACTAGTGACTTTGGGGGGGCTTGCCCCAGCATTGGAGACTGGGTGTCTCTCCAGGCTGCTGAGCCACACTGTACCATACTGTATGGAATCAGTCAGTTCATACAACAGTGCTTTCTGATTATGCAGAGTTGTCTTTAAGTGGAATATCACAccttatttatttcataaattatgatttttttataaGACCTCTTCTAAATATGAAAGAAGTAATTTGATTTAGTCATTggatttttcatatataaaattTGCCTGTAATCATGTACATTTTTTAAGGACTATCTAAGTATTTGTGCTCTGGATCATTCATTACAAATTCTCATCTGCTATCATGTCTAGTAGGACAGACAGGTGTAGTAAGGACATGGTTTCTTTAGTAAGAAACACCCTAATTTGTTATCACTTTAATAGTTATTAGAATATCCACCTGAAGCTTGCACATTACATAGAAATTTTTTATACAATAAAAAGTTATATAAAAGTTACTCTTTCTTTAAGTAGAATTAAGTAGGAAATCCAAATTTTATCTCTCTATATTGCCTCATGCCCTGTAATTGATTGAAACAACCTGTCTCAAATAACATATTGAATTGATTtagaaaattgtgaaaaaagaaCATCAACACCATTTTATACTCAGTATTGACATCTTATATTATGAACTGCAAAACTTAATTGCTTAAATTAAAGCGATCCCCCCAAAACTCTTT is part of the Antennarius striatus isolate MH-2024 chromosome 13, ASM4005453v1, whole genome shotgun sequence genome and harbors:
- the stard13a gene encoding stAR-related lipid transfer protein 13 isoform X2, producing the protein MTTQRRSAKLQLRRSISEQLRDSTSKAWDLLWRNVREKRLAEIEAKEACDWLRAAGFPQYAQLYEDSLFPINISSVKRDHDFLDQDLVEPLCRRLNTLNKCASMKLDVSHPKKKGDDSDEDDPLAISKRWTFEWSSRRWSRLQDFLLDSTNESSTTRQGEGLRSTVSSESVLTDLSEQEITESSSLHSEDTASPMIDSLSIASLSTSYQPARELPHYNSLPIKNSHHGQGGRSKAKEFLRRMEMMRTWGPSTRRKSSNCRPPLVISGPVLQGEEPQALQMLHCTPISKLDDSPKHNHETDGNISSVSLAKDGKDQSIASVSPHSETVSSDMKEAVFRKPRTANKRGSMYLEDMEMPSQGKRTEGHGQFGRNQFHSYENLLVHIPKDHKPGTFPKALSIESLAPSPEHRNSGPQTGPKTSSNKGLGEPWSGKPLSKPPCPGAPRGSRVSVYDNVPGTHLYASTGDLLDLEKEDNLFPHLDDIIQHVSGLQQIVDHWSRNVLPEGDTGEGDEEGESRTTPSEGERDGVSLNDSDSTGTSRERRDSGVGASLTRPRLRWPSFRTSDHLKQPASSLQISSQSAGQLSLLQKFSLLRLTAIMEKYSMSNKHGWTWSVPKFMKRMKVPDYKEKSVFGVPLIIHVQRCGFPLPLCLQQALSHLRTHCLDQVGLFRKSGVKSRIQTLRQLCELSPDAVSYEDQSAYDVADMVKQFFRDLPEPLLTSKLGETFLHIYQYVPKEQRLQAVRAAILLMPDENREVLQTLLYFLHDVTSMVEENQMTAMNLAVCLGPSLFHLSILKNEMLSPRSIQRKYTTGRPDQKDLSENLAATQGLAHMIAECHHLFQIPEEMVTQSRNSYMEAELMVPPLDELCKVHEDEVDEDVEVEDEEGSYHAHLEGLVQNLQDEAKDKSKGWVSRSTTDNTEFAFKKVGDGNPLRRWRVCVEVSATPGEVLQRLLRERPLWQAELQQEKVLETLDKQTDVYQYSCGNMAPQPSCDYVVLRSWRTDLCKGSCALVCVSVEHDDSPRMAAVRRVVLESQYLLEPCGTGRTRLTHISRVDLRGRSAEWYNKAYGHLCVNEAQMIRSSFHPLDQTEAKN
- the stard13a gene encoding stAR-related lipid transfer protein 13 isoform X3, with product MRASKIEAKEACDWLRAAGFPQYAQLYEDSLFPINISSVKRDHDFLDQDLVEPLCRRLNTLNKCASMKLDVSHPKKKGDDSDEDDPLAISKRWTFEWSSRRWSRLQDFLLDSTNESSTTRQGEGLRSTVSSESVLTDLSEQEITESSSLHSEDTASPMIDSLSIASLSTSYQPARELPHYNSLPIKNSHHGQGGRSKAKEFLRRMEMMRTWGPSTRRKSSNCRPPLVISGPVLQGEEPQALQMLHCTPISKLDDSPKHNHETDGNISSVSLAKDGKDQSIASVSPHSETVSSDMKEAVFRKPRTANKRGSMYLEDMEMPSQGKRTEGHGQFGRNQFHSYENLLVHIPKDHKPGTFPKALSIESLAPSPEHRNSGPQTGPKTSSNKGLGEPWSGKPLSKPPCPGAPRGSRVSVYDNVPGTHLYASTGDLLDLEKEDNLFPHLDDIIQHVSGLQQIVDHWSRNVLPEGDTGEGDEEGESRTTPSEGERDGVSLNDSDSTGTSRERRDSGVGASLTRPRLRWPSFRTSDHLKQPASSLQISSQSAGQLSLLQKFSLLRLTAIMEKYSMSNKHGWTWSVPKFMKRMKVPDYKEKSVFGVPLIIHVQRCGFPLPLCLQQALSHLRTHCLDQVGLFRKSGVKSRIQTLRQLCELSPDAVSYEDQSAYDVADMVKQFFRDLPEPLLTSKLGETFLHIYQYVPKEQRLQAVRAAILLMPDENREVLQTLLYFLHDVTSMVEENQMTAMNLAVCLGPSLFHLSILKNEMLSPRSIQRKYTTGRPDQKDLSENLAATQGLAHMIAECHHLFQIPEEMVTQSRNSYMEAELMVPPLDELCKVHEDEVDEDVEVEDEEGSYHAHLEGLVQNLQDEAKDKSKGWVSRSTTDNTEFAFKKVGDGNPLRRWRVCVEVSATPGEVLQRLLRERPLWQAELQQEKVLETLDKQTDVYQYSCGNMAPQPSCDYVVLRSWRTDLCKGSCALVCVSVEHDDSPRMAAVRRVVLESQYLLEPCGTGRTRLTHISRVDLRGRSAEWYNKAYGHLCVNEAQMIRSSFHPLDQTEAKN
- the stard13a gene encoding stAR-related lipid transfer protein 13 isoform X1 gives rise to the protein MEVVDSSMAVMADIGTAVNINTVAETVGMENSSLRSMDDANKLEPSKDESIIRKRTHIKRGGRDGTDVKDSRSMVVVHVDHNAKDDSTGCESDNDSGSESTCLEVMTPSGKEHYLRLGDTPRRRSALRLSRIIARKQLLRRLSQEIEAKEACDWLRAAGFPQYAQLYEDSLFPINISSVKRDHDFLDQDLVEPLCRRLNTLNKCASMKLDVSHPKKKGDDSDEDDPLAISKRWTFEWSSRRWSRLQDFLLDSTNESSTTRQGEGLRSTVSSESVLTDLSEQEITESSSLHSEDTASPMIDSLSIASLSTSYQPARELPHYNSLPIKNSHHGQGGRSKAKEFLRRMEMMRTWGPSTRRKSSNCRPPLVISGPVLQGEEPQALQMLHCTPISKLDDSPKHNHETDGNISSVSLAKDGKDQSIASVSPHSETVSSDMKEAVFRKPRTANKRGSMYLEDMEMPSQGKRTEGHGQFGRNQFHSYENLLVHIPKDHKPGTFPKALSIESLAPSPEHRNSGPQTGPKTSSNKGLGEPWSGKPLSKPPCPGAPRGSRVSVYDNVPGTHLYASTGDLLDLEKEDNLFPHLDDIIQHVSGLQQIVDHWSRNVLPEGDTGEGDEEGESRTTPSEGERDGVSLNDSDSTGTSRERRDSGVGASLTRPRLRWPSFRTSDHLKQPASSLQISSQSAGQLSLLQKFSLLRLTAIMEKYSMSNKHGWTWSVPKFMKRMKVPDYKEKSVFGVPLIIHVQRCGFPLPLCLQQALSHLRTHCLDQVGLFRKSGVKSRIQTLRQLCELSPDAVSYEDQSAYDVADMVKQFFRDLPEPLLTSKLGETFLHIYQYVPKEQRLQAVRAAILLMPDENREVLQTLLYFLHDVTSMVEENQMTAMNLAVCLGPSLFHLSILKNEMLSPRSIQRKYTTGRPDQKDLSENLAATQGLAHMIAECHHLFQIPEEMVTQSRNSYMEAELMVPPLDELCKVHEDEVDEDVEVEDEEGSYHAHLEGLVQNLQDEAKDKSKGWVSRSTTDNTEFAFKKVGDGNPLRRWRVCVEVSATPGEVLQRLLRERPLWQAELQQEKVLETLDKQTDVYQYSCGNMAPQPSCDYVVLRSWRTDLCKGSCALVCVSVEHDDSPRMAAVRRVVLESQYLLEPCGTGRTRLTHISRVDLRGRSAEWYNKAYGHLCVNEAQMIRSSFHPLDQTEAKN